In Oceaniferula flava, the genomic window TTTGTGGCCGGAGAAGGCGTAGAAATCGCAACCAAGCTGCTGCACGTCCACATTCAAGTGGGGCATCGCTTGCGCGCCATCGATCAAGACCAGCGCCTCATGCGCTTTGGCGGCGGCGATGATTTCTTCGATCGGGTTGATCGTGCCGAGTGCGTTCGAGACGTGGTTGACAGCGACCAAACGGACGCTGTCGTCTAACATGTCAGCGTAAGCCTCCATGTCGACACTGCCGTCGTCGAGCACGGGGATGACTTTCAGGGTCGCGCCGGTGCGCTCGCAGAGCATTTGCCACGGCACGATGTTGGAGTGGTGTTCCAGACCGGAGATGACCACGGTATCGCCACGACCGATCTTGCCGGAAAGGCTCAGGGTGTTGGAAACCAGGTTGATGGCATCGGTGGTGCCGGAGGTGAAGATGATTTCGTGCTCATGCCGACTATTCATGTGCCGGGACACGGTGGAGCGTGCTGCCTCGTGCGCAAGCGTGGCCTCCCGTGCAAGCTTGTGAGCGGCGCGGTGGATGTTGGCATTGATGCGACTGTAATAATCGCGGCTGGCCTCCATCACCTGACGTGGTGTCTGACTGGTAGCGGCGTTATCGAGGTAGACCAGCGGCCGTCCGTTAATCTCCTGATCGAGGATGGGGAAATCAGCGCGGATGGAATTGGGGTCGAGATGAGGCATGGTAGAGGCGTGAGTCAATGAGCTTACTCAAAGAGGTGAACGTAGAGGTTTTTCACCGTTTCCGGATTCAGCAGGAAGTAGTTTTCCTCCCCTTCGTTTTCGGCGGAGTAGGGGACGGTGTCGATTTTTCCAAAGAAGATGAAATTCCCCGGCGTGTGGGCAATCCTGAGAGTTTTCACCACAGGCGGCAGGTTCTCACCATGATCGCCGACACGTTGAACATGAATGCGGATCGTGGTGTTCGGGTTTTTCAATGCCTGGGCGGCTTGGCTGTGGAGTGGTCCGAGCCACTTGGTGGTTTCCAGACTTTCGAGATGGCTGAGCAGGTTGCTGGCGCGGTTGGGGTTGAGACTGCCGGTGGCATCGACGCCGTCGATCTTCGCCTTCCAGAGGTCGCTGAAGTAGTTGTAGTCGAGGTGCACCGCCGGTTGGCCACGGCGTTCGATGTCGATGGCGGTGACATCCACCTTGGGAATGTGCCAGACGTGGGAGGTGCGCCATTGCCAGGTGTTCACGGCGATTTTACCCACCGTTTCGGGGCTGATCTGCCAGATGTTGGGGCGCCCCACGATGTGGGCGTAGATGGTTTTCTTATCGGGGCCTCGGCCCATGGCGATGCGCATGCCCTCGTTGCTAAAGCTAACGAAGCCGAGCTGCAGGAAGGGTTTGTCGAGACCGTAAGGTTTCAGGTCGGTGGCGGCATCGGTGACGAATTTCTCCACCTTGTCGCGGGTCACTGCCGTCATCAGATCGATCACCGCGTCTTGGTTGGCGGTTTCTTTGCCTGTGCGACGAAGGACTTTCCAAGTGGTCTTGGTCGTGCGTGTCAGCAGGGTGTCGGAGCGTCCCTGCGGGCGAATGATGATGGTTTTCAGCTGCGGCCCATTGAGGTGGGTCATGGTTTTTGATCGCAGATCGTTCACCCCGGTCTGCAGCTGGCTCAGTGCTGTGGCGCCAGCCAGTGCCTGGGTGAGGGGTAGGTGGAAAATGGTATCGGGCCGATCGCTCACGGTGGCGAGAGTGGTGGCCTGTCCCTCGGTGGCGGGGGGAAATACGTGCAGCTTGATATCCTCCTCAGCACCGGCGAAGTGGATGGAGATCTCTCTTGCCTGGGCACTGCTCTCACCGGCGGTCGGCAGGGTGACACTGGCGCGATCCTCCACCTTCACGGCGGTGAGGCGGGAGATATCGAGGAACAGATCGCTAAGCGCCTTGGGATCCACCCGCAGCTCGAGTGGCTTGGTGATCCGCCAACCTGATTGCAGGTTCGGACGCGACAGAACAACTTCACCTTCAGGGCTCTGAATGCTGATCCGATCGAGATACTTCGGGCTGAAATAGAATGGGCGATGGTCGCGGAAGTAGGCGAACTGCTGGTTGAAAAGTCCATGGACGAGAGCGCCGGTGCTCGCCGAGCAGAGGTAGATTTTCCGTTTTAACTCACGATCGGCGAGGCGGATGAAGGTGGTGGGGTAGGTTTCCTTGCCGTCCTCGGATTTCACCTGCCAGGCAGCTTTACGGCCGATCCGGTAATCGCAAACCGTGTTGCCCTGAGCGTCCGACATGGTCACGCGGGTGTGACCGGCGCGGAGACCGAATTCCTTCAGATCGAGGTCGTCACGCGGGAGCACTTCCTGAACTTCCAGCCCTGCGGTGAACTGGAACAGGGCGGTGACATAGCGGGGATCCACGCGGTCTTCCCACGGAGTTTCACTTTTCCAGACATTGCCGTCCACCTTGAAGGCGATTTCCTGACCTTCGCTATCGGTCAACTTGATGTGGCGAACCTGGTTCAGCTCCTCAACGTCAAACAGCTTCTCGCCGGGTGCGGTGCTGGGCGCCCCGAAGATGGCTGCTCGGTATTTACTGCCCGTATGCACGACGGCGAGGCCACCTAGCAGGGTGGCCAGAATAACGAGTAGAATGGTAGGTGTATAACGCATGATGCGGTGAAATACGAAACCGGAATGAAGTGGCGACGTGCTAGGTTAAGCTCGCCTCACATTCCAAACAATCAAGGATGTTAGTAGCGCGGCGGCGGGGAGGAAGATGAGCACGATCCGACTGATGAAGGTGTTATGCGCGTCCAAGAGGGTGATCTTGTTGCGATGCAACTTGCGCGGACCGATGCCGATCAGATCTTCCCGGCCCACCAGCCAGTTGATGCTGGATTTGACAAAATCAGCCTGCTCTGGGCGGGTGTTTTTCAGCGAGAGGAAGTCGGTGTTGCTGATGACGACCATCTTGGAAACCAGCTGGGCGGTATCGTCTGACGTTGCCTGACCACGGAGCACGGCGGCAGCCAAGTAGAGTGGCGCGGTGTGATCCTCTTCCTTGTTGAATACCGGGTTTTCTTCTTGGTAGCGGGTTTCTCCCCACCATCCTTCGGAGGCTTGGATCAAGGCGATCGGACGAATCCGGCGGTTCATGAGTTGGTCGTCGTTTTCCCGGACTTCGAGGCTGCTGGAGGATCCATCGAAAATGGTCGCTTGGCCACCCAGATCGGCCGTGATTTCCGCACCTCGGGCGAAGATGGCGCGGACTTTCGACAGCGTTTGCTTGGCCTCGACGCTGATGATCCGGTCGTTCCGTGGCGTGATACCATAGTTGCGCAGGAAGATCCGCAGGTTGTTCAATTTCACGTTGGGGTCGAGGGTCACTAGAATCGATGATTTCGGACGGTCCCAATACTCGGTGAGAATTTTGATTTCCCGGGTGTCGAGATCATACTGAGGGGCGATCAGTGCCAGGCCTTCGGCATCGGCCGGGATGCTGTCGATATCGGTCAGACGGATGGGCACCAGCTGGATATTCTGCTGGGCCAGCATGGTGTAGAGCACCTTCCATGGTGGTTCGCCATCGCTGGACTCGAGCGCACTCTTATCGGCAGCGAAGTAGATTTTTCGCGGTGTGCCTTCGATGGCCCCGATGATCGAGGATGTCACCATGTCCTCATCCTGCCAGGCTGAGATGTAGCGGTTGCGGAATTGGTCCAGCTCTTCGAGGTAGAGGTTCTTGACCAAGAGGGTGCGCACGTGGGCGGAGAGTTGCTGTTGTTCGGTTTTTTTGACGGCATTTTCCGTCGGGGTGCCATCGACATTGGTGGCGCTGGTGTCCGTGCTTGTATCGAGCGCTTGCTCCCGACCATCCACCAGGATCATGTCCTCGATGTAGGGCTGGCCGTAAAGCTGCTCGATTTCCAAGGTGCGATCGGTCTGGCGGGCGGGATCGACGAATTCCAAGCTGATCGAGCCACCACTCAGTCGCTTGTATTCATCCAGCAGGTTGCGCATCCGCGAGAAGTGCGGGGAGCCACGGCGGATCACGGCGATCATCTTGATCGGCGATTGGCGGTCTTTGACCAGCTCACCTTTGATGGTTTTCTCCGTGAAATCGGAGAGGGTGAAGTCCTTGCGCTCGGTGAGGTCGATGCGTTCGTGTTTGGCGCAGCTGAGGTAGTTCACCGAGATGATCACGATGACAAAGGCGATCACCTGGATGGTCACCAAGATACTGCGTCCGATACGACTCACCGGGCGGCGATCGACGGAGGCTTGGGAAGCTGCGGCGGGGTCTGTGGAAGGAGTGTCCGACATGTTAGGAAAAAACGGGATGGGAAAAGGAAAGAGGTCAGGATTTCCAGCGTCGGAAATCGAGGGTGATGTGCGTCAGGAAGAGGAAGAAGACCGCCATGCTGAGGTAGTAGACGATCGGTCGGGTATCGACCAAGCCCTTGGCGAAATTCACCAAGTGGTCTTGCACCGAAACGTATTGGAAAATCGGAGCTGCCTTGAATCCCTCACCGATGTAGTAAGGGACAAAACCGAGGAAAAACAGAATGACCAGAGCGGCAATGGTGATGATGCCGGCGACGATTTGGCTGGAGGTGAGGGTGGACGCCAGGCAACCGATCGCGAGGAAAAAGCTGCCCATCAGCAGCAGAATCGCGTAGGTGCCGAGGATGTGGCCCATTTCCACAGGTGCCGGACTGCCGGTCACCCAGGCGAAAATTTTCAGCTGCAGAAGAATCGGGAGCCAGAGGATGGCGTAGAAGGCGAAGGCGGCGAGATACTTGGAAAAGACCACCTGGGCCGTGGTCACCGGTGCCGTCAACAAGGTCTCAAGGGTGCCGGTTTTCGATTCCTCGGCAAACAGACGCATGGTCAGCAGCGGGAAAATAAACAGGAAGTAGAACCAAAAATGCGGAGTCTTTAGCGACACCAGCAGGAAGTTGTCAATCATCGGTCCGTCTTTCATCAGCTCCATGGCGCCAGACATGGAGAAGCCTTGCATCAGGAGGACGAGAGCCAGAACCACCCAGCCAAACGGGGTGAGGAAGTAGTTTTTGAATTCCTTACGGAACAAGATGGAAAATACGCGCATGAATAGGGAAGATTCGCTGCACGGGAGATAAGGGAAATCTTGAGTGTGTGAAAGGGAATTGTGCGTGATTATCCAAGGTTTTCAGGGCCGAAGGCATCGGGCAGCAGCACATCGAGTGTCGTCTCACGCACGAGCCGACCTTTTTCGTCGCCCAGATAGATTTTTAGGCGAG contains:
- a CDS encoding aminotransferase class V-fold PLP-dependent enzyme, which codes for MPHLDPNSIRADFPILDQEINGRPLVYLDNAATSQTPRQVMEASRDYYSRINANIHRAAHKLAREATLAHEAARSTVSRHMNSRHEHEIIFTSGTTDAINLVSNTLSLSGKIGRGDTVVISGLEHHSNIVPWQMLCERTGATLKVIPVLDDGSVDMEAYADMLDDSVRLVAVNHVSNALGTINPIEEIIAAAKAHEALVLIDGAQAMPHLNVDVQQLGCDFYAFSGHKIYGPTGIGVLFGKEEILDTLPPWRGGGEMIKEVTFEHTTYNDLPFKYEAGTPDIEGAIAMAAAIDYMNALGMENIAAHENTLQERATAALQDIDGIRIYGTTPNKASVISFSIGSHHHYDLGMLMDQMGVALRTGHHCCQPLMARFGITGTARASFAAYNTEEEVDLFIEAVKKASMMLG
- a CDS encoding DUF4340 domain-containing protein, with product MRYTPTILLVILATLLGGLAVVHTGSKYRAAIFGAPSTAPGEKLFDVEELNQVRHIKLTDSEGQEIAFKVDGNVWKSETPWEDRVDPRYVTALFQFTAGLEVQEVLPRDDLDLKEFGLRAGHTRVTMSDAQGNTVCDYRIGRKAAWQVKSEDGKETYPTTFIRLADRELKRKIYLCSASTGALVHGLFNQQFAYFRDHRPFYFSPKYLDRISIQSPEGEVVLSRPNLQSGWRITKPLELRVDPKALSDLFLDISRLTAVKVEDRASVTLPTAGESSAQAREISIHFAGAEEDIKLHVFPPATEGQATTLATVSDRPDTIFHLPLTQALAGATALSQLQTGVNDLRSKTMTHLNGPQLKTIIIRPQGRSDTLLTRTTKTTWKVLRRTGKETANQDAVIDLMTAVTRDKVEKFVTDAATDLKPYGLDKPFLQLGFVSFSNEGMRIAMGRGPDKKTIYAHIVGRPNIWQISPETVGKIAVNTWQWRTSHVWHIPKVDVTAIDIERRGQPAVHLDYNYFSDLWKAKIDGVDATGSLNPNRASNLLSHLESLETTKWLGPLHSQAAQALKNPNTTIRIHVQRVGDHGENLPPVVKTLRIAHTPGNFIFFGKIDTVPYSAENEGEENYFLLNPETVKNLYVHLFE
- a CDS encoding DUF7088 domain-containing protein, producing the protein MSDTPSTDPAAASQASVDRRPVSRIGRSILVTIQVIAFVIVIISVNYLSCAKHERIDLTERKDFTLSDFTEKTIKGELVKDRQSPIKMIAVIRRGSPHFSRMRNLLDEYKRLSGGSISLEFVDPARQTDRTLEIEQLYGQPYIEDMILVDGREQALDTSTDTSATNVDGTPTENAVKKTEQQQLSAHVRTLLVKNLYLEELDQFRNRYISAWQDEDMVTSSIIGAIEGTPRKIYFAADKSALESSDGEPPWKVLYTMLAQQNIQLVPIRLTDIDSIPADAEGLALIAPQYDLDTREIKILTEYWDRPKSSILVTLDPNVKLNNLRIFLRNYGITPRNDRIISVEAKQTLSKVRAIFARGAEITADLGGQATIFDGSSSSLEVRENDDQLMNRRIRPIALIQASEGWWGETRYQEENPVFNKEEDHTAPLYLAAAVLRGQATSDDTAQLVSKMVVISNTDFLSLKNTRPEQADFVKSSINWLVGREDLIGIGPRKLHRNKITLLDAHNTFISRIVLIFLPAAALLTSLIVWNVRRA
- a CDS encoding ABC transporter permease — encoded protein: MRVFSILFRKEFKNYFLTPFGWVVLALVLLMQGFSMSGAMELMKDGPMIDNFLLVSLKTPHFWFYFLFIFPLLTMRLFAEESKTGTLETLLTAPVTTAQVVFSKYLAAFAFYAILWLPILLQLKIFAWVTGSPAPVEMGHILGTYAILLLMGSFFLAIGCLASTLTSSQIVAGIITIAALVILFFLGFVPYYIGEGFKAAPIFQYVSVQDHLVNFAKGLVDTRPIVYYLSMAVFFLFLTHITLDFRRWKS